In Deferribacter desulfuricans SSM1, the following are encoded in one genomic region:
- a CDS encoding UDP-N-acetylmuramoyl-L-alanyl-D-glutamate--2,6-diaminopimelate ligase gives MKVKDLLKGVEYFCKDKSLLEYEVADISFDNRDIKENSIFVAYKGVSYDTHNDINKLINDSRIKVLVTEKEFDFPTIVVKNGRRALSIISKNFFIKNYEPNYIGVTGTNGKTTTAYLINHIVEFTGYKTARFGTINYKIDKELYPSTTTTPSTYEFYKMLGVAEKANCEFVVMEVSSHALDQDRVYGINFNYAIYTNLSGDHLDYHKDLDDYFNSKSKLFTEYLNGCGIVNIDDEYGKKLLYLIKDNEILTYSFNNNKANCFVEHFDMNLDKTDIVLNLLGEKIHFETSLVGKHNIYNLMAAILTAHHLGIDHDRITRAIKTFSNVPGRLEKLIYNNIYIFIDYAHTDDALENVLSSLRPFRKRRIITLFGCGGDRDKSKRPRMAKVAEKYSDLVMVTSDNPRNEDPEKIIDGILKGFGDKSKVVVEPDRREAIKLALKEAEPEDIVLIAGKGHEDYQLIKGVKYHFDDKEEVINFFEGK, from the coding sequence ATGAAAGTAAAAGATCTGCTTAAAGGGGTAGAGTATTTTTGTAAAGATAAAAGTTTATTAGAATATGAAGTTGCAGATATTTCTTTTGATAATCGTGATATCAAAGAAAATTCTATCTTTGTTGCATACAAAGGTGTTTCGTATGATACACATAATGATATAAATAAACTTATTAACGATTCGAGAATTAAAGTTTTAGTTACAGAAAAAGAGTTTGATTTCCCAACTATTGTTGTTAAAAATGGCAGGAGAGCCCTTTCTATAATTAGCAAAAACTTTTTTATAAAAAATTATGAACCAAACTATATTGGTGTTACAGGGACAAACGGGAAAACTACAACCGCATATTTAATAAATCATATTGTAGAGTTTACAGGGTATAAGACAGCAAGATTTGGCACAATAAACTACAAAATTGATAAAGAACTATATCCTTCTACAACTACAACACCATCAACTTATGAGTTTTATAAAATGCTTGGTGTAGCAGAAAAAGCAAATTGTGAATTTGTAGTGATGGAAGTATCATCTCATGCACTCGATCAGGATAGAGTTTATGGAATAAATTTTAATTATGCAATATACACAAATTTAAGTGGTGACCATTTAGATTATCACAAAGATTTAGATGATTATTTCAATTCAAAAAGTAAACTTTTTACAGAATATTTAAATGGATGCGGTATTGTAAATATTGATGATGAGTATGGTAAGAAATTACTTTATTTAATAAAAGATAATGAAATTTTGACTTATTCATTCAACAACAATAAAGCCAATTGCTTTGTAGAGCACTTTGATATGAACTTAGATAAAACTGATATCGTATTGAATCTATTAGGAGAAAAAATTCACTTTGAAACAAGTCTTGTTGGAAAACACAATATTTATAATTTAATGGCGGCGATATTGACAGCACATCATCTTGGTATTGATCATGATAGGATAACAAGAGCTATTAAGACGTTTAGTAATGTACCTGGTAGATTGGAAAAACTTATTTATAATAATATTTATATTTTTATTGATTATGCACATACAGATGATGCTTTAGAGAATGTGTTGTCGAGTTTAAGACCTTTTAGAAAAAGAAGAATAATCACACTTTTTGGTTGTGGCGGAGATAGAGATAAAAGTAAACGACCTAGAATGGCAAAAGTAGCTGAAAAATATTCTGATTTAGTAATGGTAACCAGTGATAATCCAAGAAATGAGGATCCTGAAAAGATTATCGATGGTATATTGAAAGGTTTTGGTGATAAATCAAAAGTGGTCGTTGAACCTGATAGAAGAGAAGCTATCAAGCTTGCATTAAAAGAAGCTGAGCCTGAAGATATTGTGCTTATTGCTGGAAAAGGGCATGAGGATTATCAGCTAATTAAAGGTGTTAAGTATCATTTTGATGATAAAGAAGAAGTGATAAATTTTTTTGAGGGAAAATGA